A window of Synechococcus sp. WH 8109 genomic DNA:
ACAGAAGTCAGCTTCAGTCGCTGACCAGGCCCTTGATTCGATCCTGGACCAGGCCCTCGACACCCTCACCCAGCACTGGCGTGATTCGCTTGATGCCAGTGCTGCAGAGCTCGATCAAGCGCAGCAGTCCCTGGTGGACAGCGAGCTACAGCAGGGCGAACCAGGAACCCATGACACCGTCCGCACTCATCTGCGCGCCTCTTTGAGTTCGGCTGAACAGGTGCTGAATGGTTTGTCAGCCAGCCTTGAGTTGCCTCGGCTGTTGTTGCTTGGCGACCAGGAGCAGATTCGCCGCGGCGCTATGGAGCGGGTTCAGAAGGTGCTCACCCAGCGCGAGGGCATCGACAGACGGCTGGATCAGGTGATGGAGGGCTGGAGACTGACCCGGCTTCCGCGGATCGATCGGGACATCCTCCGATTGGCTGTCGTTGACCTGGAAAGCCTGCGTACTCCGGCTCCGGTGGCGTTCAACGAGGCGGTTGAGCTGGCCAACCGTTACAGCGATGACCAGGGTCGCCGGATGATCAATGGTGTGTTGCGTCGCTTCCATGACGCTCAATCGAAAGCGTCGGCCTGATGGTGTTCAACTGGTTCGAACGACAGGCTGAGGAGTCACCGACGCCGGAGCCGATGCCCACCCTCGCGCCGACGCCGGAACCGACGGCTGGTGGGACTGATGCTCCCGTTTCAGCAGCGCCGGAGCCGACTCCAGCTCCTGCAGCTATTGAGGAAGAGGATGAGGCTCTGGTTTGGGCTCGCGAGGCCTATGCCCGGCTGAAGGCTCAACAACAGGCCGCGGCCTCTATTGCCGAAGCGGCCCCCGAGCCCCCCCCTGCGCCCAGTCCAGAACCAGCGCCTTCACCTTCACCAACCCCAACACCAGGACCGGCACCGTTACCAACGCCTCTACCGAAGCCGTCTCCAGCACCAGCCCCCGGACTGTCTCTGCTGGAGCAGGCCGCGGCTCAACGCCAGCAGCGTCAGCAGGATCTGGATGAACGGGCTTTCGAGGCTCCCCCTGCGCCCACGCCGGCTCCCACCCCTGCGCCAGCTGTCGACTCAGAAGAGCTGCAGTTGGGTGACTTTGATCAGGATTTCACCTGGTCTGCTGAGGTGCTTGCAGCCCAGGGCCGTCGCGTCGATCAGGTTTCCCTCGAGGA
This region includes:
- the nusB gene encoding transcription antitermination factor NusB, with the protein product MATRSLTRELALLVLGQVPEQKSASVADQALDSILDQALDTLTQHWRDSLDASAAELDQAQQSLVDSELQQGEPGTHDTVRTHLRASLSSAEQVLNGLSASLELPRLLLLGDQEQIRRGAMERVQKVLTQREGIDRRLDQVMEGWRLTRLPRIDRDILRLAVVDLESLRTPAPVAFNEAVELANRYSDDQGRRMINGVLRRFHDAQSKASA